A window of the Branchiostoma floridae strain S238N-H82 chromosome 12, Bfl_VNyyK, whole genome shotgun sequence genome harbors these coding sequences:
- the LOC118427157 gene encoding uncharacterized protein F54H12.2-like, with protein MAHIHPLSCSCTKSELDLFEVPPTQTTITDGRWVEYHPVASLAESSPIEFDIPGAGEEFTDLSQTKLYVKAKIVLPNGNDLPDNAKVGPVNLWLQSLFSQVTVTVAGKDITDSTNCYPYRAYLETLLNFGSEAKQSQLTSELFYQDTPGRLHLVDPYPTDQGAVANEGLVKRANMTRNSREVDLIGPLHVDLFHQDRFLLSKVDVKIKLHRSKHQFCLMSPGDQFKIVITEAAVFLRKVNLLPTYQLSIESQLNKQTAKYALKRVQLKPFTIPRGNHSVSSDNLFLGQVPKRVAIALVDNAAFQGSFGTNPFNFQHFNLNYISLCVNGQEVPHKALTPNFAEGQYIRSYMNLFGTTGKQGQDSGNLIARSDYDKGFTVWCYDLSPDLCGLGGDHFNIIRQGNLRLELHFAQALDQTVVAVVLAEFDNLLEIDRQRTSALTTATRDGHETDVRRLTERQEHGTSPPRSLCFRSASEASEFIERHFDIDAPVVDIELVMRQIARTLEDFDRAFND; from the exons ATGGCCCACATTCATCCCCTGTCGTGTTCCTGCACCAAATCAGAATTGGATCTGTTTGAAGTACCGCCAACTCAGACGACCATAACGGACGGTAGATGGGTAGAGTATCATCCGGTGGCCAGTCTCGCCGAGTCTTCCCCGATAGAATTTGACATTCCTGGAGCGGGGGAGGAGTTTACGGACCTTTCCCAGACGAAATTGTACGTGAAAGCCAAGATCGTTCTCCCTAACGGTAACGACCTGCCGGACAACGCCAAGGTAGGCCCGGTAAACCTGTGGCTTCAATCGCTCTTCTCGCAAGTCACGGTTACGGTCGCTGGCAAGGACATAACGGATTCCACTAATTGCTATCCATATCGTGCTTACCTGGAGACGCTGCTAAACTTTGGGTCTGAAGCAAAGCAATCGCAGCTGACATCCGAACTTTTCTATCAAGACACGCCGGGACGACTTCACTTGGTCGACCCCTACCCAACAGATCAGGGCGCAGTGGCAAACGAGGGATTGGTGAAGCGTGCCAACATGACCCGCAACAGTCGCGAAGTGGACCTCATAGGACCCCTACACGTCGATCTGTTTCATCAAGATCGCTTTTTGCTCAGCAAAGTCGACGTTAAAATCAAGCTGCACCGATCGAAACATCAATTCTGTCTCATGTCGCCTGGGGATCAGTTCAAAATTGTCATCACGGAGGCCGCCGTCTTTCTGAGAAAGGTCAACCTGTTACCCACCTATCAGCTGTCCATCGAAAGTCAACTCAACAAGCAGACGGCCAAGTATGCCCTTAAAAGAGTTCAGTTAAAACCTTTTACAATTCCCCGTGGTAACCATTCAGTGTCGAGCGACAATCTGTTCCTGGGACAGGTCCCCAAACGCGTGGCGATCGCTCTGGTGGACAACGCAGCCTTTCAGGGGTCGTTCGGTACCAACCCCTTTAACTTTCAACACTTTAACTTAAACTACATCAGTCTCTGCGTCAATGGGCAGGAGGTGCCTCACAAAGCGCTGACACCCAACTTTGCCGAGGGACAATACATCAGATCCTACATGAACTTGTTTGGAACGACAGGCAAGCAAGGACAAGACAGCGGGAACCTGATCGCGAGAAGCGATTACGACAAGGGCTTCACGGTGTGGTGTTACGACCTAAGTCCTGACCTCTGCGGCCTCGGTGGGGACCATTttaacataatcagacagggaAACCTTCGCCTGGAGCTGCATTTTgcacaggctttagatcaaacaGTGGTGGCGGTGGTCCTCGCTGAATTCGACAATCTCCTGGAGATTGACAGGCAGAGAACATCAGCTTTGACTACAGCAACTAGAGATGGACACGAGACAGATGTACGCCGTCTTACGGAGCGACAAGAACACGGCACCTCACCTCCGCGGAGTCTTTGCTTCAGATCGGCTTCCGAGGCAT CAGAGTTTATAGAGCGGCATTTTGATATAGATGCTCCCGTGGTCGACATTGAGCTCGTCATGCGACAGATAGCGAGAACCCTTGAAGACTTTGATCGAGCGTTTAACGACTAA
- the LOC118427158 gene encoding uncharacterized protein LOC118427158 gives MVSKNPERRRRRKVGGGSKPYPTNAAEEWHDVLHRVYYDPRHPAGYGGVGRLHRAVRDKYGVTRKQVEAWLRSQDTHTLHKPIRRRFQRNRVITGGIHDQWQADLADMSSLSRHNDGYRYLLTCIDVFSKYAWVVPIKDKAGPTLTKAFQTILAEDDQKPRCLQTDQGTEFLNRHVQSLLKKEGIKFFTTFSVETKASVVERFNRTLKTRMWKYFTAKNTHRYIDVLSDLVWSYNRSYHRSIKMAPIEVNEKNEGLVWHTLYGEDDISKPRKGRKQPPSFKFRVGDSVRISKSKLRLEKGYTPNWTTEIFVVSEQIARRPPVYRVKDYDGEVLRGTFYEKELQKVTKKDDDVYQVEDILDTRRRGKKKEFFVKWKGYPAKFNSWVREEDMVPI, from the coding sequence ATGGTTTCCAAGAATCccgaaaggaggaggagaaggaaggTGGGAGGGGGAAGCAAGCCCTACCCCACCAATGCTGCCGAGGAATGGCACGACGTCCTCCACAGGGTTTACTACGACCCCAGACATCCTGCAGGGTACGGTGGAGTGGGACGGCTCCATCGAGCCGTGCGAGACAAGTACGGAGTCACCCGAAAACAAGTAGAAGCGTGGTTGCGTTCCCAAGACACCCACACCTTACACAAACCCATCAGACGACGTTTTCAAAGGAATCGCGTGATAACCGGAGGAATACACGACCAGTGGCAGGCTGATCTCGCCGATATGTCATCCCTCTCTCGGCATAATGACGGGTATCGCTATCTCCTGACCTGCATAGACGTATTTTCTAAATACGCGTGGGTCGTTCCCATCAAAGACAAGGCGGGCCCCACCCTGACGAAAGCCTTTCAAACCATCCTAGCCGAGGACGACCAAAAGCCCAGGTGCCTGCAAACTGATCAAGGTACGGAGTTTCTCAATCGACACGTCCAGTCTCTATTGAAGAAGGAAGGGATCAAATTCTTTACGACGTTTAGTGTGGAAACCAAGGCCAGTGTGGTGGAAAGGTTCAATCGTACGCTGAAGACGAGAATGTGGAAATATTTCACCGCAAAGAACACGCACCGATACATCGACGTCCTGAGCGACCTGGTGTGGTCCTACAACCGCTCCTACCACCGCAGCATCAAAATGGCTCCCATCGAAGTGAACGAGAAGAACGAGGGGCTCGTGTGGCATACCCTGTACGGAGAAGATGACATCTCGAAACCCCGGAAAGGGAGAAAACAACCGCCGTCGTTTAAATTTCGGGTCGGAGATTCGGTTCGAATCAGCAAATCTAAACTGCGCCTGGAAAAGGGCTATACGCCCAATTGGACCACAGAGATCTTCGTCGTCTCTGAACAAATTGCCCGCCGTCCTCCCGTTTATCGCGTGAAAGATTACGACGGAGAAGTTTTGAGAGGGACGTTTTACGAAAAGGAGTTGCAGAAAGTTACGAAAAAAGACGACGACGTCTATCAAGTAGAGGACATCCTGGACACGAGAAGGCGAGGCAAAAAGAAGGAGTTCTTTGTGAAATGGAAAGGATATCCCGCCAAGTTTAATAGCTGGGTGAGAGAAGAGGACATGGTTCCCATATAA
- the LOC118427159 gene encoding uncharacterized protein LOC118427159 → MAQQAGDLDKVEQLTAARGLQTAVLNTAEQLQEVCKALQTGDLDTTEQLQEGCRALQTGDLDVVEQNFAAALKSVHGKELGKEAEPLLKLSDVYLKRGMLSKDGDDFTKAAALCNAALADAATQTSPRHDGARTPPTGDVPDTWPATNPAPTVKRPPTSEVINDGVEARFSIGDDVFVTVGCFKGMPLVNVRRFYRPCPGKDVWKPGKQGLALAPEQWLALKRNMSSVSSVLLACGFSAKHTSYNGNGSTFPPSRFDLGNQRYAVVELFRGEAVVSLREFFRPKADQDKLLPSKKGLNLSTQQWDALEEQADKIDAVLKTVLEQKSLTSKVLKKSRTSDLS, encoded by the exons ATGGCTCAGCAGGCAGGGGACCTAGACAAGGTAGAACAGCT AACAGCTGCAAGAGGGCTGCAGACAGCAGTCCTAAACACAGCAgagcagctgcaggaggtctgCAAAGCCCTGCAGACAGGAGACCTGGACACGAcagaacagctgcaggagggctgcagggccctgcagacagGGGACCTGGACGTGGTAGAACAGAActttgcagctgcgctcaagtctgttcatggGAAAG AGTTAGGCAAGGAGGCGGAGCCACTACTCAAGTTAAGTGATGTCTACCTGAAGAGAGGAATGCTGTCAAAAGATGGTGATGACTTCACCAAGGCAGCAGCGCTCTGTAACGCAGCACTG GCGGACGCAGCGACGCAGACATCACCCCGTCACGACGGAGCCCGGACGCCGCCAACTGGAGACGTACCAGACACTTGGCCCGCGACCAACCCAGCACCGACCGTTAAACGACCCCCGACATCGGAGGTTATCAACGACGGAGTTGAAGCCAGGTTCTCTATTGGCGATGACGTCTTTGTTACAGTCGGCTGTTTCAAGGGGATGCCGCTAGTGAATGTGCGGAGGTTCTATCGACCTTGTCCCGGGAAAGACGTGTGGAAGCCCGGTAAACAAGGGCTGGCTCTAGCCCCAGAGCAATGGCTCGCTCTCAAACGCAACATGAGCAGCGTGTCGTCAGTTCTCCTGGCTTGCGGATTTTCAGCCAAGCACACATCATACAACGGGAACGGGAGCACTTTCCCACCCAGCCGATTCGACCTGGGAAACCAACGATATGCCGTCGTGGAGCTGTTCAGAGGGGAAGCGGTCGTGAGTCTACGAGAGTTTTTCAGACCGAAAGCGGATCAAGACAAACTCCTCCCGAGCAAGAAAGGGCTCAACCTATCAACGCAGCAGTGGGATGCCCTGGAGGAACAGGCAGACAAGATCGATGCCGTCCTGAAAACCGTCCTCGAGCAGAAATCGCTGACCAGCAAAGTCCTGAAAAAATCGCGAACCAGTGATTTGTCATGA
- the LOC118427160 gene encoding uncharacterized protein LOC118427160 encodes MAEQLQEGCRALQTGGINTAEQLQESYRTLQTGDLNTAEQLQESYRAPQTGDINTEEQLQEGCKDLQTEDLDVSEQLQKGYRALQTGDVDTAEQLQEGCKDLQTEDLDASEQLHEGCKDLQTEDLDASEQLHEGCKDLQTEDLDASEQLHEGCKDLQTEDLDASEQLPEGCRALQTGELDTTEQLQEGCKDLQTEDLDASEQLQEGCRALKIRDMGITEYLQEGCRSLQAGDMEMAEHNFVAALKSVHGKESSEEAEPLLKLSDVYLKRGIQSRDGDDFTKAAALCNAVLVRAKTEDQDDIKQTVKLIAQSFVEHVLCITQTVVIDDIDKHQAMLKDDRSQVEKEIEEIEHQADLYSLDDDNPNITEVEKTRVEAIKALFQTILHQRRTFIVGLIDECMEVMGQPPCKYAMIGLGSQATGLVTPYSDLEFAILMKRARVDRWI; translated from the exons ATGGCAGAACAGCTACAGGAAGGCTGCAGAGCCCTGCAGACAGGGGGCATAAACACGGCAGAACAGTTGCAGGAGAGCTACAGGACCCTGCAGACAGGGGACCTCAACACGGCAGAACAGCTGCAAGAGAGCTACAGGGCCCCGCAGACAGGAGACATAAACACGGAAGAACAGCTGCAGGAAGGCTGCAAGGACCTGCAGACAGAAGATCTGGACGTGTCAGAACAGCTGCAGAAGGGCTACAGGGCCTTGCAGACAGGGGACGTCGACACAGCAGAACAGCTGCAGGAAGGCTGCAAGGACCTGCAGACAGAAGACCTGGACGCGTCAGAACAGCTGCATGAGGGCTGCAAGGACCTGCAGACAGAAGACCTGGACGCGTCAGAACAGCTGCATGAGGGCTGCAAGGACCTGCAGACAGAAGACCTGGACGCGTCAGAACAGCTGCATGAGGGCTGCAAGGACCTGCAGACAGAAGACCTGGACGCGTCAGAACAGTTGCCGGAGGGCTGCAGGGCACTGCAGACAGGGGAGCTAGACACGACAGAACAGCTGCAAGAGGGCTGCAAGGACCTGCAGACAGAAGACCTGGACGCGTcagaacagctgcaggagggCTGCAGGGCCCTGAAGATAAGGGACATGGGCATAACAGAATACCTGCAGGAGGGCTGCAGGTCCCTGCAGGCAGGAGACATGGAGATGGCAGAACATAACTTTGTAGCtgcgctcaagtctgttcatggGAAAG AGTCAAGCGAAGAGGCGGAGCCACTACTGAAATTAAGTGATGTCTACCTGAAGAGAGGGATACAGTCAAGAGACGGTGATGACTTCACTAAGGCAGCAGCGCTCTGTAACGCAGTACTGGTAAGAGCCAAAACAGAAGACCAAGATGACATAAAACAAACAGTCAAGTTGATAGCACAATCATTCGTTGAGCATGTCCTGTGTATCACACAAACGGTAGTCATAGATGATATAGATAAGCACCAAGCGATGTTGAAGGATGATAGAAGTCAAGTAGAAAAAGAGATCGAAGAGATTGAACATCAGGCCGATCTCTACAGCCTTGATGATGACAACCCAAATATCACAGAAGTGGAGAAAACGAGAGTAGAAGCAATCAAGGCATTATTTCAGACAATACTGCATCAGCGAAGAACGTTTATTGTTGGCCTTATAGACGAATGCATGGAGGTAATGGGCCaacctccctgtaagtacgccatgataggctTGGGTTCGCAAGCCACAGGTCTAGTAACACCGTACTCTGACctggaatttgccattttaatgaa GAGAGCAAGAGTTGATCGATGGATATAG